A region from the Penaeus monodon isolate SGIC_2016 chromosome 17, NSTDA_Pmon_1, whole genome shotgun sequence genome encodes:
- the LOC119583616 gene encoding synaptotagmin-10-like, giving the protein MPEVSSNTMWAVVGASVSVVVFIAVVAVWAMQRFRHKLRAGRQLEGVRLVMNKSPYDPNQQVLVPTQVGCRRDSVADGMLAVLESARRSKSAECLPLEVESASSRVEELKSSKKFLSTTSLNIDIYNEESTQEDSQTDFSVKRSPYVEFTLLWTSCNSTFTVYVLRLTNLPPKYVGCSCSVIVKLVRPKITVSKTSIRLQNVDLNPEYSQVFTFADVSLQDLKLSDLKFEVIARRSGHLLNKSVGDLLVPVSKVNLEADKPATALEPLCLRKKDAAPDRNGRRASDANWGEIQVLAQYKETGSSQGRVKIVVLKAQSTLVNAKNSGEYHVEVIMRKGEEIQDVNTTKAALGLKPVWNAPFIFDVSQDKINEHWIELNLIRLGWTKRKATVGQAFLGLGTTPRGSQHWQSIAECPGREVTLWHPVVQEE; this is encoded by the exons ATGCCTG AAGTGAGCAGTAACACCATGTGGGCGGTTGTGGGCGCCAGTGTAAGCGTGGTGGTGTTCATAGCCGTGGTAGCGGTGTGGGCGATGCAGAGGTTTCGCCACAAGCTGAGGGCTGGGAGGCAGTTGGAGGGAGTAAGACTGGTCATGAATAAATCG ccGTACGACCCAAACCAACAGGTCCTGGTTCCGACGCAGGTGGGATGCCGCAGAGATAGCGTGGCTGACGGGATGCTGGCAGTGCTGGAGAGTGCCAGGAGGTCCAAATCAGCGGAGTGCCTGCCGcttgag GTCGAATCAGCCTCCAGTCGGGTCGAGGAGCTGAAATCCAGTAAAAAGTTCTTGTCGACGACCTCACTCAACATCGACATTTACAACGAGGAATCAACACAGGAGGACTCACAGACAGATTTCAGTGTGAAA CGCAGCCCGTACGTAGAATTTACCTTACTATGGACTTCGTGTAATTCCACCTTCACTGTATACGTTCTTCGGTTAACGAACCTGCCGCCGAAATACGTCGGTTGTAGCTGCTCTGTGATTGTAAAGTTGGTTCGTCCAAAGATTACAGTGAGCAAGACATCTATCAGGCTACAGAATGTTGACCTCAACCCCGAGTATTCTCAGGTGTTTACTTTTGCAG ACGTGAGCCTCCAAGACCTCAAACTTAGCGATCTCAAGTTCGAGGTCATAGCGAGGAGAAGCGGTCATCTGCTGAACAAGTCCGTAGGCGACCTCCTGGTGCCCGTGAGTAAGGTCAACCTCGAGGCGGATAAACCAGCCACAGCCTTGGAACCTTTGTGTCTGAGGAAAAAG GACGCAGCTCCAGACCGGAACGGGCGAAGAGCCTCGGATGCGAACTGGGGCGAAATCCAGGTCCTGGCCCAGTACAAGGAGACCGGGAGCTCGCAGGGGAGAGTCAAGATCGTGGTCCTGAAGGCACAGAGCACTTTGGTCAATGCGAAG AATTCGGGCGAGTACCACGTGGAAGTGATCATGAGGAAGGGCGAAGAGATCCAGGATGTCAACACCACAAAGGCGGCGCTCGGTCTCAAGCCGGTGTGGAATGCGCCCTTTATCTTCGATGTGTCTCAGGACAAG aTAAACGAACACTGGATAGAACTGAACTTGATACGGCTGGGATGGACCAAGAGAAAGGCGACCGTCGGCCAAGCCTTCCTCGGCCTAGGGACCACGCCAAGGGGCTCCCAGCACTGGCAGAGTATTGCCGAGTGCCCGGGCCGAGAGGTGACCCTTTGGCACCCTGTAGTTcaagaggagtga